In Triticum aestivum cultivar Chinese Spring chromosome 5B, IWGSC CS RefSeq v2.1, whole genome shotgun sequence, the following proteins share a genomic window:
- the LOC123116969 gene encoding dirigent protein 22-like produces MASSTALSCLAALLLLAAAAAPASAAEETRLRVYWHDVVSGGPNARVVQVAQAPSSNASATGFGTVLVIDDPLTEGPNLTSRLLGRAQGMYISAGKDSLSLLMAMNFVFVDGAYNGSSIAIIGPNQADRAVREMPVVGGTGVFRFARGYCQLRTHWFDAKTGDATVEYKIHLRHD; encoded by the coding sequence ATGGCGAGCAGCACCGCTCTCTCCTGCCTGGCCGCGCTCCTGCTCCTCGCGGCCGCCGCGGCGCCCGCGTCGGCTGCGGAGGAGACCCGGCTGCGGGTGTACTGGCACGACGTCGTGAGCGGCGGGCCGAACGCGAGGGTGGTGCAGGTGGCGCAGGCGCCGTCCTCCAACGCCTCCGCCACGGGCTTTGGCACTGTGCTCGTCATCGACGACCCGCTCACCGAGGGGCCCAACCTGACGTCGAGGCTCCTCGGCCGCGCGCAAGGCATGTACATCAGCGCCGGCAAGGACAGCCTGTCGCTGCTCATGGCCATGAACTTCGTCTTCGTCGACGGCGCCTACAACGGGAGCAGCATCGCCATCATCGGGCCCAATCAGGCGGACCGGGCCGTCAGGGAGATGCCCGTCGTCGGCGGCACCGGCGTCTTTCGGTTCGCGCGCGGCTACTGCCAGTTGCGGACCCACTGGTTCGACGCCAAGACCGGCGACGCCACCGTCGAGTACAAGATCCATCTCCGCCACGACTGA